The genomic segment TCGTGCATCCCGGCGTGCGACGCGCACTCGTCGCCGCAGGAGCGGCAGGCCGTGACGCAGGCCTCGAGCAGCGCGCGGGAGAGGTTCGCGTCGTAGGCCGTGTGCCGCGACAGCACCTTGCCGGTCGCGAGGCACACGTCCGCGCAGTCGAGGTCGGTGCGGATGCACTTCGCGAGGTCCGCGACCATGTCCTCGCCGAGGCAGGCGTCCGCGCAGGCGGTGCACGCCTGCGCGCAGGCCCACAGCGCGTCCAGGGCCCGCCCGAGCAGGTCGCGGTCCAGGTCCACGGCGTCCTGCGGGTGGGTGTCGAGCAGCCGGCGGGCGTACGTCACGAGGTCCTCCGTCGTCGTGGGGTCGTGCGGGGTGGTCGTGCGGGGCGGTCGTGCGGGTGGTCGTGCGGGGTCGCGGGCGCGGCCGCGCACCCCCGGTGCCTGCCCGCTGCGCGCCCGGGCGAACGCCCGCGGGTAGCGTCGGCCCGTGGCCCTCTCCGTGCTCTTCCTCGGCGGCACCGGCATCATCAGCTCCGCCTGCGTGGCGCGGGCGCAGGCGGTGGGCCACGAGGTCACCGTCGTCAACCGCGGGGCCACCTCCGCGCGGCCCGTGCCCGACGGGGTCGAGGTCCTGCACGCCGACGTGCGCGACCCGGCGGCGCTGCGCGGCGCGCTCGGCGGGCGCTCCTTCGACGTCGTGGCCGACTTCGTGGCCTTCCTGCCCCAGCACGTCGAGGACGACGTCGCCCTGCTCGCCGGGCGCACCGGCCACTACGTGCTCATCAGCAGCGCGTCCGCGTACCGGACGCCGCCCGGGCGGCTGCCCGTCGTCGAGTCGACACCGCTGCGCAACCCCTACTGGCAGTACAGCCGCGACAAGATCGCCTGCGAGGACGCGCTCGTGCGGGCGTACCGGGACACCGGGTTCCCGGGCACGGTCGTGCGCCCCTCGCACACCTACGACCGCACGCTCGTGCCCACGCACGGCGGCTGGACCGACGTCGACCGCATGCGCCGCGGCCTGCCGGTCCTCGTCCACGGCGACGGCACGTCGCTGTGGACGCTGACGCACCACGCCGACTTCGCCCGCGCCTTCGTCGGCCTGCTGGGCCACCCGGACGCGGTGGGGGAGGCGTTCCACATCACCAGCGACGAGGCGATGGCGTGGGACCGGGTGTACG from the Vallicoccus soli genome contains:
- a CDS encoding SDR family oxidoreductase; translated protein: MALSVLFLGGTGIISSACVARAQAVGHEVTVVNRGATSARPVPDGVEVLHADVRDPAALRGALGGRSFDVVADFVAFLPQHVEDDVALLAGRTGHYVLISSASAYRTPPGRLPVVESTPLRNPYWQYSRDKIACEDALVRAYRDTGFPGTVVRPSHTYDRTLVPTHGGWTDVDRMRRGLPVLVHGDGTSLWTLTHHADFARAFVGLLGHPDAVGEAFHITSDEAMAWDRVYEALGAAAGVPAPRLVHVPSEVVAEHDPETGASLLGDKAHSMVFDNSKVKRLVPGWEATTPFHVGAREVVAWYDADPARRRVDAGWDALSDRLTRR
- a CDS encoding four-helix bundle copper-binding protein, producing the protein MTYARRLLDTHPQDAVDLDRDLLGRALDALWACAQACTACADACLGEDMVADLAKCIRTDLDCADVCLATGKVLSRHTAYDANLSRALLEACVTACRSCGDECASHAGMHEHCRLCAEACRECEEACRALLASMG